cacagcccCTCAAGGTAGGTCACCAGTTTATGTGCGCAATCGTACGCTTAACCGTGTGTCCGAGCACGTCAAACAACAAACCTCCAGCTCGTAAGACTTCCCACCACTAACTGAGATTGGGAATGATCGTCTTGCTGTACGGCCGTACATCGCAGGTCGTTCGGCCGAGGTTGGTCGCATTTCACGGCAACAGTGGGCAGAGACGAAATGCCGTGGGGAGACCGATCTACCAGTGGCCTCGTGTCGATCGTGCATAGTACTTTCGGTTTTTACCACCTTGTATGATGGAGGTAGGAGTGGGAAAACGAATACGGTCTGTTCGTGTTTCACGATCGTCAcgaatggaacgaaaaaaGGCTGGGGAGTGCTGAatcaatctaaaaaaaaaacacatttttattttgatatttaatgataattacagtgaaataaaaacgtaAAACATCCCAATAAAATGACAAACCACAGACATTGattattttagtatttttgttaaattttagagcttttgaataaaaaataaaatgaataaaagaataaaatatacatGCTATGATAGTTGAAAAGTAAAATTCCTTTcgatattgaaaataaacttcataCGCGAGTAGCGGAAGCGAACTTGTGATCGTGACGATCAACACACATCGGttaaatgttttccaacaaCCGCCGGGTGGGGCGCAAGGGGTGGAAAGTGAAAGTAGGAATTGATGCTAGTGCGTACAACGGCACGAAGATCGAACCGATCGTACTGGCGCGTACGCCTTTCGTGTACCGCAGTCTGTGTGTTTTGCGATTCCTCTTCGGCTTGTTGGATTGTTATCAAACCAGCGCCACGCTACACTAGTTTCGAGAGTGTAAGTTACACCTTTACCTTCGGTCTAGTTCTTGTAATGAATGGACAACAAGTACAGATGCAGTTTTTTGACGAGGATCATACCAACAGCACACCATCGACACAGTGTGTACGGTTCTGGCTTGGTATTGGTCACAATGCAAGCACGCGATCATGCGCGAACGCAACAAAAGAACTGGTCGGGAgtataagcgacgaacctatAGCGTTGGGATGTTGACAACACGAATGGGCAGAGATTCTTTCAAGAAGACGAGGTCTTGATAATGCGGCTGACCATAAAAAACGTGACAGCGGCAATGTAGACAGTTTACGCACGTGTTTAAGCTACCGCTGCATCTGCGCATGATCGGGTTTTTATTGAGATGGTGGTATTTCTTGCGCCATTCGTTTTGGAGGTTGATCTCACAAGTAGTAAGTGAAGGTTAACATTAAGGTGCCTATTTTACCACAAGTGAGTAGTTGCTCACATgcgaatttaaaaatttctgtAATTATCCTTGTTTTTGAGTGagggagaattttttttatacaaatagTTTTCAGAAAAAAACTTTGGGGGATAAATTACATAAAGGGAAATTTTTAACGAATTCCACATTCTTTTAAACagtaaatttagaaaaataatatcacaTTATATTATATATGGTATGACTTCCTAATctgcttaaaattaaacaattatcaATTTCTATTGAATTCATACGATTCATTACAGACACCAGACCACTAAACGACAGCCCATGTAATGTGCGAAGTGTGGACAGAGAGTTAAGGAAGTGTGAAGCATCTTTTCGAAGGAGATGCGTTGATCGAGTGTGCTCGTGACACAAATCATACTATGCGTGATCGTTCGTAGGTCGTTTCATGGTTGGACGAGATTCAACAAGAAATTGCATCATCATTCCGGAAGGGAGTTTTGATATGATTAGATTTCACAGTTTTGCCCTAAACAATGCGTTGTctatttcgtgttttgtttttcaggtTGAGTTGAGggcatttattgttttaaatttccgTATAGGAACATTTCGGAAAAgtagaaattttgtttttaatttgttaaattgcTTGCCAGCAAAAAGAAAGCCATAACATAATTTGTAAATTCATCAaacaaattgtaataaatctataaatcatttgtaataatttgaaacataaaaaaatacatcaaaataaaaaaacaacaacttcatATCTACATAGATCTCATCTGAAATACCGCTGATGGTAGAAAAATTAGGTCAAATGTTCAATTGCGATCGTGTTCCACCTTGCTGGGTTTGGGTCACCTAGTGCCTAAACCGAAAGCCTTCGATCGAGTGTCCCGCAAACAGATTTGggttgaacgtttttttttctttagctttctttcattattttgGTTGTTACTCTTCATCATCTTTCTTTGGTGCTGGAATGATCGAAACTCCTTCGTTTGTCTTGCCGTCGTCTGTAACCGGGCTTGAAGATGATTTAATCGCCTGCCCCACAATCAACCGAACCGTAGCGTAGTGCAGTTCGTTCATTTCACCAAATCCGTACAGCCGTACAGGCGTGTTCCGCGTGCGCATTCAACTGTTGCTGCACTGTTTCGGGAAGTAGAAAGAAAGATTTGAAGGAAAACTCGATGTGAATTTCCTCGTACCTTTTGTTAGCGTTTGTTTAGGCTGTAAGGTACATTCAGGCAGGAATTCAACAGTCAGGAAAACGATCGATGGTAGTGCTTATGAACGTATACAAAACACTGGGGGTTACCAATCTATCGACCGGTTTCGTTGTAACGCAAGCCCATATGTGCAGGTTGCATTCCGTCTGAGAATAAAACCACGGCGGGAGTGGATTTCTACTAGTGTCTAGGAGGTTGGCTTTTCCAACCATATTACTACGCATCGGTGTCGAGCGCACTAAGACTGGGTGGGAGCACTGAACTAAGACGTTCGGCGGTAAACGACTGGTAAAGGAACGTTTAAGGTGGCAGTACGAACCGTATGTTCTGTGTGTATGGTTTATATATTGGCCAGTTCGTGTTTCGTTTGCTCTTGCTAAAGTTGCGGTAAAACCATGACCAAATTGGCTGTCGCTGTAAGTATAGTACAGGTTTAGTTTGTGGCTATCGGCCGATATATTTatagtgtgagtgtgtatttAATTTCGTTGCACAGATATGCATAGTCATACTAGTGGCTTCGGTGGAACATCGTGTTGAGGCAACCGTGGTACGGTTGTTAACGGATTTCATCCAAAACAATGTCGCTGGTATACCGCTCATTCACAAAACGGAGGAGTATGACTTCGATCCGGAGATAAGCAAAAAACGAAGGGAGTTTTACTACGAGGTTAGTATTGAGTAGATAAGATAGTGGTTTATAGTGTATGTAGGTAAACGGCGTGGTTCATGTGGTTTATGTATCGAGTGGACGATCATTTGTGTCTTGTTTCTTTGTGTCCGTTGCGCAACTGTTCAACTGACGCCATACCACATCCAGTACCAGGTCGAGATAATTAGTGAAGATCATGCTTGTAACCACTAATCATGACAGCTTATACTCGTTTGGCATGCAAATTGTATTGTGACATGTGTAAGAGCTTGTCTTTTAAAAGTTGAAACATAAACTCCTCGATTCGCGTTGCGTGCATTAGatatattttgtataaaaaagtttgaaaaatcctctattgcttgtttttgtttttttttaatttccagcTCCATGGATACCGTGGCGAAAAGGTAATCGAACGGCTAGGTCTCGGTATTGATGGCAAACACCACGAACGGCTTGCATTCCAGCGGCAGCGCGACGAGGGCCATCTGCAGGGTCTCAACTATCTGCAGCCTTAGAAGGAAGCCTTTTTTTGGCACATGAAAATAATGAATCAATCTTGAGTGAAGGTCACACTGGAAACTTGCTAACATAGATGGAAGCACTTGCCGTCCGGTGGGTTTGTGGCCCGATTCGTTGCAtgcgtttcgttttgcaacaatgaaaattaaaaaggcCGATAAAGAATGTAAAGGTTACTTGGCGAACAGATTGATCGCTTAAATACCGAGAGTCTgctcaaagaaaaaaaaggatataatTTTCTGTTGAAAGAACGAATTTAGATGTGTCGTAGTAAAATATTATAAGCGAATGTGCAAAGCACCAAGCTGAAAGCTGAtgatgagaaataaaaaaacttattttttcgaaaaaaaaatttaaataaaaaaagaattttaaacataatCAGGCGAATCTAGTAGCAAATTAATGAGGTGAGCACTCGCGCCTTCTTTGCttgaaaagaacaaacattCGATTCTCTCCCGCTTATAGTACTGTAGCAGTTAATCGGAATTCAAGTGAAGCATtaagttaattttaaatttatcaaccCAAGAGTTTGTTTGGGTGGCGGCGGGTCGTTGCTTCCACCGCGCGATGTTCCGGATGTTCCATCCCACCACAGTGTGTCGAGGTGAAACAGCCAACCAACGGCAAACAGAGTGGAGagctaaaacaaattttaattaaattctacCTTATCGTCTTTCACCGTTATCCGCCCAGTCGGATGGTCTGCTCCGGTTCCGTGCTCCGATGCGGATCGTCAGTGTCACCGGAAAGCGGCCACCAAAATTAAACAGATTGgagaaagtttaaaaaatcagTAGCTGCTAAACACACCCGCACTAAAGGACCCGCGGTTCAGCGTAAACGGAAATGTGAAACATCTAGGTAGAAGGTAGTGTAGAAAAGGTTTCTGCTTTGCCTGGTATCCTTACGTATCCTTACAGCTTAATATTATGAGAAAGTCTGCAAAGTGACCTCGGGGTAGCTTAAAATGGCGTATCGCGAAGGAAATCGTAGCAAAGGTTAAGTTCGGGCCATCGGTGGAACGATAATTTCGGTAGCTAAATTAATGCTGAAGCTAAATAAATTGCACACCAATCATCTGTTCCCTGATGAAGGGAACATCAGCCATCCGGCAATGGTTGTGGAGGATGTATCAACGCGAAGGATCAAAGGACCTTCGGCTcaggggtatttttttttttggctgacGGTTGTAAAAACATTGGCagcagttttattttatagaataattaattttattttctgtttgcttttcccGTTAAACCGAAAACGCAAACAAGTCAAGGAATGGAGCAGAAAACCGTATCTAGTGAAAGTATTCTTCAGCATTGGGCACGAACGGTGTAGCTGGGGATCAATATCGAAAAGTTTGCAGAGATTTAGCATGATGCTGGCCCACAACAGTCTGCAATGGTTGACAAGATACAGAATGGAGAAACGTGGGGTATTGAAATCGAATTTGGTTTATTTACAATCGTTATCAATGAAAACTTCGATTTTCAATAGAAATTGATTGCTTGTTTTCATGAATGTTATGAaccttaaaataattaattactaGTTGTAAGTTGCAGAATCTTCTctcttttgtggcactacaaccttAAGAAGTCTTGTCCTGCCATTGCTGGCTTTCCTAGATTTTATttaggatagtcagtcctgcgtaCTGGGGTTAGACATGCGCTTTAATTCCCGGTCCCGTAGTGTAGagaaaattcttcttcttcttcttggtttaaCGACATTTAAGGTCATGCAGGTTCACTTGTGGTTACCATATatctggatagtcagtccttgctacggaggaaCGGTTCGGTAGACATTAGGAAATATAATTCCGTAaagtaaaaattgaaaattgtttacacCCTTTTCTATATTGTAACCAAATTTAACGCTGAGAGTAGCGAttctgataaaaaaataatttctaagaatagaatgttgtttttgcgagttatttcatttccatgtGCTGACACATGAATTTGCTATGTTGGTTTAATATAACCTGTTTGACATCACAGGATATATTCTTCATGATTCTAGTAATTGGTTGTCTCTTTGTTTCGGCCTAGACAACATCTTTCGCCACTCCATCTGCTCTAAGCTACTCAGCATAATTGGCATGATGAGCCGAGGATAGGTCAGCCCACAAAATAATATCTCTTGATTGAATCGAGAACTGCCGAAACACTCTTCGTAGTCATCACTTCAATCTTTCAAAATCCCGAAGGACATTAGAAAAAACATTA
The DNA window shown above is from Anopheles funestus chromosome 3RL, idAnoFuneDA-416_04, whole genome shotgun sequence and carries:
- the LOC125768953 gene encoding uncharacterized protein LOC125768953 gives rise to the protein MTKLAVAICIVILVASVEHRVEATVVRLLTDFIQNNVAGIPLIHKTEEYDFDPEISKKRREFYYELHGYRGEKVIERLGLGIDGKHHERLAFQRQRDEGHLQGLNYLQP